The genomic stretch AAATTTTCTAATTCGAAGCTGTCTGTTTTTTAAGCATATTTACAATTGTAGTTTGATTTGTTTCTCGGATATTCTCTTCAATTTATCTTTAAAACTTTATGATATTGTAGATTACCTTTCTGTCGAGACCACACTCCTGCCGCTTTCATCAAAAGCGGCTTTTTTATTTTACATAATTTTCCACCGGTAATCGGTTGGCAAGGCTTCTGCCGAGTGTCAGTTCATCGGCAAACTCCAACTCCCCGCCAAAAGCAATACCGCGTGCTATGGTGGTAATTTTACAAGGGAATTGTTTTATTTTCTTCTGGATATAAAAAATGGTTGTGTCGCCCTGAATATTTGGATTCAGTGCAAAAATCAGCTCTTCCGTTGCCTCTCTTTCCACACGTTGAACAAGTGCATCTATCGTTAAATTATCGGGACCAATTCCATCCAATGGAGAAATCACTCCGCCTAAAACATGATATGTTCCGCTAAACTGTTGCGTGCTTTCAATAGCTATCACGTCTCGTATGTTTTCTACCACGCATATTACATGATTGTTGCGCATAGAATTGCTGCAAATGGAACAAATGTCTGTATCACTGATATTGAAACATCTTTTGCAAAATCGTATGCCTAAACGCATCTGCGCTATGGTCTCACTAAAATGTGCTACCTCATTTTCTTCCTGCTTCAACAAATGCAGCACCAAGCGCAACGCTGTTTTTTTCCCGATACCGGGCAGCTTTGCAAACTCGTTTACCGCATTTTCCAACAATATTGATGATAACTGCATGCTATAAATTTATCGGTATATATGGCTTCTGAGAGTCATTGGATTTCAGATAAATATCCCATTGGTTTACCGGTCCTGTAACAAATTCAAATTCTTTTTTGATAGCTACTACAATTTCAGGTTGTAAGCGTTTTTTATAGTTTCCCGGTGTCCATTTCATATCGCCGTTCTTATCGTACAAAATTCTGAATGTATATTTTCCCGGTTCATATCTCGGTATCAATACTCGTTTGGATTCATTAATTTTAATGGAATCCAGTAATTTGCCGGAAGAAAAAATCTGCAACACAGGATTCAGCGACACATCTATATCTTTAAAATCAAGCTCCACCGACGCATAATCATCCATACTTTTTGTCTGAAACGCAATCGTATCGGCTTTTTTCAAAGATAAACCGAAGCTGTCTTTAGCGGCTTCGGACAATACGATTAACTTGTAAAATCCTTCTTCTTTCCAATTTGTTTTTAAGTAAAATTTAGTGTGCGTTGTGTCAGAACTATCAGCGAAAATGGTATAATTTTTTTGTGGAACATAATTCGTATCTGTCAGCAGAATTTTTGTTGAATCAAAAAATTGGAGCGGCTTGTTATAGCTTATTAACAGGTTTTTCAGCAAGCTTTGTTTCCCTTGCGAAATATCGGTAGTAACCGACAATGGTATCTTTGCTTCTTTTTCTTTTTCCTTTTCTATTTGTTTTTGAGAACGTGTGGTTCGTGTTTTTTTCTCGGCTTTTGGATAAGCCTGAAAAGCATATAATTTCAAATGTCGGTATGCGGTATCATGCTCCGTATCCACAATGCTGTCGAGAAAGGCGAATTGCGTAGTGGAATCTGCATAATTTTTCATGTAAGAATTGGCTACTACAAAAAGATGAAACTTTTGTTTTGGTAAAAACCGGAATACAAAATTTCCCTGCGAATCGAGCCGCGCATAATATTTAGGACGGTTTTTCAGCACGGCAGTGTCCGAAAGGTCGCTGTACAAAACCGCCAGCATGGTAGAATCCACACCACCCGTTTGTGCCAGTACAACCCTGCCGCTAATGCTTTGCTCATCAAGGTGGTCGCCGGTACTGAAAACGTAAGTAAAATTCTTCAATATATTGCCTTCGTTTACATCTTTAATCGCATTACCGAAATTATATGTGTACGTCGTATTAGGCTCAAGCGAGTCCTTCATTTTAATGGTTACGGTACGCAAATGTCCTGTAACGGTAGGCACAGATTTGGGTGTTGGAGAAATAATCAGTTCATTAAACACATTTCCCAAATCTACATACTCGTTGAAATTGAGCGTAATGGTTTTGGCGTTGAAATTCAAGGTAGAATCTTTTGGCGTTGCACCCAAAAATACCGGAGGCAGGCTGTCTTTGGGACCTCCGGTTGGCGGTACTATTACTGCACATCCGGTAGGAATTATCCAATAAAATATAAATACGATTACGGTTAAAAATACTATTCTCTTCATTAAAATCAGCTATTCCGACAAAATTATTGTTTCACAATTATATTGCAGTAGTTTTATAGAAATTTTATCGCAACATTACGGCATTCTTTATATGAGAAACGACAACAATTCATACCTCACTTATCTCAGCTATGGCATACAATTGGCGGCAGGCGTAGGACTTGCACTGTGGTTCGGCAGTTGGATAGATAAAAAAATAACAACCAAGATTCCTTTATGTACATGGGTTTTACCGTTGGTAGTGCTTGTATTTATGTTGGTAAAAATCGTAAGAGAATTTTCAAAGAAAGAAAAGTAAATCGGTTCATCTTCTTATGTTTGCAACACAAATAATAATAAAATATACGGATGAAAAAGCTGAAGCTTAATAAAAATTATACTGCATTACTTGTCGTGTTTTTAATCATTAATGTCATTTGCCTGCTATACCGCGACGGCTATATTCACGCATCTTTTTACGTCGATATAAATGTAGTCGTGGTTGCCAACTGCCTGCTGTTTATATTGGCGCTGCTTGGAACATACCGCCATACAAAAGCGGTACAAAATCCCAATCCGCAGGTATTTGTGCGCAGTATTATGCTGATGACGATGGTTAAATTTTTTGTGCTCGCTATAGCTGCGGTGGCGTATATTTTGCTGGCAAAGCAGAACAGAAATGTGCCGGCGATTATCATCGGAATGCTTTTATATGTCATTTACGCCGTATTTGAAGTGCGCGGTGCATTTAAGCTGAATAAAAAATAATAATCGGGAAAAATGGCTAAAGTTCGTCATCCACTTGAAGCGTTGGCTGCATATTTGCCGGACAATACTTTTGACGATGTGGTTGCTTACCTGCAAAAATACAGCGTACACTTAACCGTAACGCAGCACCGAAATTCGGTTTTGGGCGATTATAGAAATGCACATCGCGGACAAAACCATCGCATATCCGTTAATGGAAGTCTAAACAAATATTCTTTTCTTATCACGCTGCTGCACGAACTGGCGCATTTGCTTACTTATGAACAATTCAAACATTCTGTTCAACCACACGGAAGAGAATGGAAAACGATTTATGGGCAATTACTTTTCGTTTTCCTGCAAAAGCAAATTTTCCCCGACGATATTGCTTCCGCACTGCAAAAATCGCTGCACAATCCCGGTGCAAGCACCTGTTCCGAAGAAAGCCTGATGCGCGTGCTTCGCAATTACGACAATAAACCACCCCACATTACAACCGTTGAACAACTTTCGATAAACGATTTTTTTAAAACCCGCGACGGGCGCATATTTCAGCGTGGCGAAAAACGGCGGACAAGATATTTTTGTACAGAGGTTTCGACAAAAAAGGCGTACTTGTTCAGCGGCTTGTACGAAGTGAAAAAAGTAGAACTATAAGTTAAATATTATTAAGTAAATTCGCCAACAAATTTCTCGACCATCAAAGCAAATTATGAAAGAACAAACAAGCTACCCAAAAGACAAAATAAAAATTCTTTTCCTTGAGAACATCAGCGACAAAGCTGTGGAGCGCTTTAAAGCCGCAGGTTATAGCGATGTAACCAAACTTAGCGGCGCACTGAAAGAAGACGATTTAGTAAAAGCTATTAAAGACGTTCACTTGCTTGGGATTCGTTCCAAAACACAAATTACGCCAAAGGTTTTGGCATCTGCCCAAAAATTGCAGGCAATCGGTTGCTTTTGCATCGGCACCAACCAGGTGGATTTGGAAGAAGCACGTCACAAGGGCATTACCGTATTTAACGCGCCATACAGCAACACGCGCAGCGTTGCTGAATTAGTTATCGGCTCGTCTATCATGTTAATCAGAAAAATCCTTGATAAAAACAAAGCTGCGCACGAAGGCACTTGGTTCAAAGATTCTCACGGAAGCTACGAGTTGCGCGGTAAAACACTCGGCATTATCGGTTATGGAAATATAGGAACACAACTGAGCATTCTTGCCGAAGCCTTCGGAATGAAAGTATTGTTTTACGATGTGCAAACAAAACTGCCGCTTGGCAATGCCGCTCCTGTAAAGACATTGAAAGATTTGGTATCGAAGGCAGACATCGTTTCGCTGCACG from Arachidicoccus sp. BS20 encodes the following:
- the serA gene encoding phosphoglycerate dehydrogenase; protein product: MKEQTSYPKDKIKILFLENISDKAVERFKAAGYSDVTKLSGALKEDDLVKAIKDVHLLGIRSKTQITPKVLASAQKLQAIGCFCIGTNQVDLEEARHKGITVFNAPYSNTRSVAELVIGSSIMLIRKILDKNKAAHEGTWFKDSHGSYELRGKTLGIIGYGNIGTQLSILAEAFGMKVLFYDVQTKLPLGNAAPVKTLKDLVSKADIVSLHVPETAETEKLVDEKLLKQFKKGSILINYARGHCVDIDALVKYLKSEHLSGAAIDVFPVEPEKIGNPFSSPLQGLPNVLLTPHIGGSTEEAQANIGEDVSKKLFEYLENGVTDGSLTVPALALRPHPNAHRILHIHNNKPGVLSAINAELSKNNINILGQYLSTNDTIGYVVLDIDKMLSDKAFQLLKNVKETIKVRKVY
- the recR gene encoding recombination mediator RecR, translated to MQLSSILLENAVNEFAKLPGIGKKTALRLVLHLLKQEENEVAHFSETIAQMRLGIRFCKRCFNISDTDICSICSNSMRNNHVICVVENIRDVIAIESTQQFSGTYHVLGGVISPLDGIGPDNLTIDALVQRVEREATEELIFALNPNIQGDTTIFYIQKKIKQFPCKITTIARGIAFGGELEFADELTLGRSLANRLPVENYVK
- a CDS encoding SprT-like domain-containing protein, which translates into the protein MAKVRHPLEALAAYLPDNTFDDVVAYLQKYSVHLTVTQHRNSVLGDYRNAHRGQNHRISVNGSLNKYSFLITLLHELAHLLTYEQFKHSVQPHGREWKTIYGQLLFVFLQKQIFPDDIASALQKSLHNPGASTCSEESLMRVLRNYDNKPPHITTVEQLSINDFFKTRDGRIFQRGEKRRTRYFCTEVSTKKAYLFSGLYEVKKVEL
- a CDS encoding Ig-like domain-containing protein, whose amino-acid sequence is MKRIVFLTVIVFIFYWIIPTGCAVIVPPTGGPKDSLPPVFLGATPKDSTLNFNAKTITLNFNEYVDLGNVFNELIISPTPKSVPTVTGHLRTVTIKMKDSLEPNTTYTYNFGNAIKDVNEGNILKNFTYVFSTGDHLDEQSISGRVVLAQTGGVDSTMLAVLYSDLSDTAVLKNRPKYYARLDSQGNFVFRFLPKQKFHLFVVANSYMKNYADSTTQFAFLDSIVDTEHDTAYRHLKLYAFQAYPKAEKKTRTTRSQKQIEKEKEKEAKIPLSVTTDISQGKQSLLKNLLISYNKPLQFFDSTKILLTDTNYVPQKNYTIFADSSDTTHTKFYLKTNWKEEGFYKLIVLSEAAKDSFGLSLKKADTIAFQTKSMDDYASVELDFKDIDVSLNPVLQIFSSGKLLDSIKINESKRVLIPRYEPGKYTFRILYDKNGDMKWTPGNYKKRLQPEIVVAIKKEFEFVTGPVNQWDIYLKSNDSQKPYIPINL
- a CDS encoding AtpZ/AtpI family protein, which gives rise to MRNDNNSYLTYLSYGIQLAAGVGLALWFGSWIDKKITTKIPLCTWVLPLVVLVFMLVKIVREFSKKEK